CCCCCAAAATTGGATGAAAATGAATGGAAAGAAAAACTGATCACTTacttaaattatgaaaatactATTCTACCCATGGTAACCTCCATACATAACTTCTCCTAGTTTGTGACCCTAATTTTCTCCCATTACGTATCAATCATGCTAATGCAAGTAAAACCACACATGCTGCACATCTTCTGGGCACATGGACAACTCTTTTACCATTTCAAGTTTTCCCTCTGTTTATTGGAAGGCTTCATTGAGGCTTGGCAATTGTTTCGATGATTGGTGCGTGTGGCAATTTCCCACTCACGCTGGGCACTTTCTTTCGTGCTGACATGTAGCCTCTGTTTCCCACTATTTTTGCAATTATCTTACcttcttttttctattttcttggCTTTTACCTTTGAATCTATCTTGTAATTGTTTGAAGGGTAACACCCTTTGTGCCTTTTATATTTACATATTTGTGGCTTAtcctaaaaaaaaaaggtttttcCTCTTGCTTTAATCAAGGCAGACACTACCGGGTTGTCATATATATAGTTTGTAAAGATGTTGAGTTCTGCATCAAATCATTTCCCATTTTTTTCTCCACTATAATTTCTAAGTGTGCTCTTCTTCCTGAACTGTAAACAAAGGCACTCAGCAATAGCATCAGGACAGTAGAGAACCTTAGTTGTTAGACACATGGGATCATAAGACATTGAATATTGAATACCAATTTTCAATTGCTTTTTCAGCttgtcttttattttaaaataagggtaatatatgaataagataaattataggcttaatcctcaaattagtccttgtatttatctcgccgtctgaactaggtccctAATCGGAAAAATTTATGGAATAAATCCCTATCTTTGAAAAACGTATGGAgctagtcctcgccggagctcggagctccggcgagtgatgaaatgtCACGCTGACTGTGTAAATAAAGGTGACATggcactaaaaaaaattaaattaatttacacataatataattaacttaaatttaaaaaacccaaacttttttttaaaataaagggataatcctctaattggtccctgtggttgtgtggccgtctgaaattagtcccttccgtaaaatctaagtcctcgcgtttgaaaagtgtgtggaaattagtccctccggcgaggacctgctacacacactttttcaaacgcgaggacttagattttacaggagggactaatttcagacggccacacaaccacagggaccaattagaggattaacccaaactcaaaataaaacaaattaaattaagttACACATCATAAACTTTCTTCTAAACCCAAAAAATTTCATCTCCTCTACTTGCAGCCTAATTCCTTTCTCCCACCACCTTCATTTAAAGTAACCAAAAATTCAGATCTAGAAAAATCTATCCAGATTGAGAAACATGAACCCAGATCCGTGGAAGCCATCAGCCTCACCAACAATTTTGGTCACGCGATGCTCAGATCCGTGGCACCGTTCAAATCGAAGATGAACCCTGTTCTGTGCAAGGAGGAAAGAAGAAAACCATTCATTTAGGTTGCGGAATCGGGGTTGCAATGGGTGGATGTTctgggttttgggggtgggggtgggggctGTGATGGGTGATTGGGGGTTGCGGTGGGTGGGTGGgggtttaattaatttttttcttattttatcaaattgaaACTCGACAACGagtggaagaagaaagaaagccacCGCCTGAGGCAGCAAATTCATTTATTTATCTTGCTTGAACATTATGCCCATTTGTTTATCATGGTATTCTGATTGTCATATGTCTGTgcattcaaaaaaaataatcaaattgaCTACTTGAATGAATGAGTTGATTTGTGGAGGCTGCAACGGAACGAGCCAGGGTGAGATGAGTTCAATCTTTACCCAAAAGCCAAAGATGAAACCCTTAACTTGTCTCCTTATGTTCGTTTCTGTTGTTTGTTTTACTGGTAGCATGGGATGTCTTCCCCACTATCCTATTGGGGTTGAGGTTCACAGATCTGGTTGCAGGTCGGAGTTCGATCTGGACGAAGGTGAACCCTAGAAATTCCCCTAATTGTTCTTTGCTTTTGTTTGGCCTCTTTTTCTCCTTTCTCTGTCAATTTCTCTTTCTCCCCTTTTTCATTCTGGTTCCAATTGCAAGTTTGTTCTGGTGACAGAGACTTAGTGGACTTGATGTTGGTGGGACGTGGTATGAAAGGGAAGAAAGTGATTGTTGGATTGTTGAGCTTGCTGGACATGGGGTGGGTTTCTGGGTGATAGTGCCTGGGTTTGTTGAAGGTGAAGATGAAAaggtgaagatgaaagatgaaaGATCGATTAATTTGGTTTCTGAGTTTTAattggatgatgaagatgaatattttaattaatttttcattaattaaactttttttttgttaattttaattggaaaaaaataaaaatccaaaaacttTATTTTGCTTAtgtagattttttattttctatgtcAGCTTCATTAATACAGTCAGCGTAAcacttcatcactcgccggactAGCTCCATACGTTTTTCAAAGATAGGGATTTATTCCATAATTTTTTCcgatcagggacctggttcagacggcaagacaaagacagagactaatttgaggatCAAGCCTAAATTATAACATATTCCGTTCCGTCCATTATACAAACAATGCACTGGTAACTTTGTTCCGCTCCGTTAGGGATGACAACGGGTAGGATCGGGCAcgggttttacaattaccaaacccaaacccatatctcagaacccaaacccaaacccaaacacaaatCCTATGGGCAATAAAATGAAACTCATGCCCaaatccattgggtttcggatttacccgaaacccaaacccaaacccattagTTACGTAAAATAGCAATCCAATCCAGaactttcatataaaaaaaaagtgaaattcatagaaagaaaaaataacaaatactattcatcatcctcatccatcactaaagtgagatcatcaaacactaagaacaaagtttataaatatatatatgtatgaggattttttttgtaattttatgtttcaggtatctttgggttcgggtttgggcgggtttgggcacggatttaactaataccaaacccatacccataaatgactacagtaacgggcaaaacccaaacccaaacccaaatccagtcaactcgaattttgcccgtcaaatcggatcgggttcgggcgggtacccatgagtttgggcaaaattgccatccctacgCTCCGTcataaaatatccaaacaatGGAATGAAATTTTTATTCCATTCCGCTCCACTCCATTCCGTTCAATTATATTCCATTCCGCTCCGCTCCATTatgttccatcaatccaaacatagccttaggtTTCCATTCAATGGAAGGAGCAAATAGATTTTGAGCTCTATCTGTTGGTGAAAGATGACCATGCAGCGACGCCGACGACGAAGGAGGAGCACGGCGGAGAACCCTTCGCTCTCTTCCGTTCTTCTCCCTGACGAGTTGATTGAAGCGATTCTGGTGAGACTACCAGTGAGTTCTCTTCTCCGATTCAAATCAGTGTGCAAATCGTGGCTCTCTGTAATTTCCGATCCCCAATTTGCGAAATCCCAATTTGACCTAGCTGCTTCACCCACCCACCGTCTCCTTCTCAGTGTCACTGATGACCTCAAATTCCAATCCTTAGACATTGATTCATCACCACCCAATGACGATGAATCTGCAGTGCTCAACTACCCGCGTGAACAGCAGCCTTATTCTCATGGTAATACTTTATTTTCTAGCCTTCGGGTCCTGGGTTCTTGCAGAGGGTTTCTACTTTTACTTTCACGTTCACCCAATCAACCAGGAGGTCATTTCATTGTGTGTAATCCATCAACGGGTTTCCATAGAAAAATTCCATCATCTTATAGTTTTAGTGATTATACGCATTTTCAGTATGGTTTTGGGTATGATCAATCAACTGATGACTACTTGTTAGTTTCTATTAATTCGTTTCCCGGTGATCCTAGTTCTTCAATTAAGTTGTTTTCTTTGAAAACCAATTTAACATGCTCGCTGCCACTGGATAATGAATATCACTATCTCGATTGTGGTTGTCCAAGCGATTTGTTCTTACATGGGTCCCTTCATTGGTTGGTTACGTCTAGAATTACGAGGCTTCATGTACTTCTTGCTTTTGATTTGGTAGGGAAGAGTTTATCAAAGATTGCTCAGTCACCTGATTTAGCTCAGCAGTTGAACAATAAACCATATGATTTAAGGGAGATGGCAGGATGTCTTGCTCTATGTTACTCTGCTTATGGTGAAATGGCTGAAATGTGGATAATGAAAGAGTATAAAGTGCAATCATCTTGGACTAAGATTGTTTTCTCTACTCATGATGAATCACCCTGCTTTTTTCCAATATGTTTCACTAAATGTGGTGATGTATTTGGatcagatgagtttggaagattATTGAGACTCAACGATAAAGGAAAGCTACTTCCAGTTTATCCGTGGGATTGGTCTTGGGAGAGCAGATATCGTCTATTATATAGTCGTATGTATACAGCAAGTATACTGTCACTCCCTAGTTAATTTGCGGACCAACAAAAAACAGACATGAAGTATCAATGTATGTAATTCTGCAAACCTTTTCACCATTTTAGTACTATTACTATCTACCAAATGCATGCTTACATGAAAATGGTTCTTTAACCTATCTTATACTCTCTCCTTCCTAGCTAGTTATGTTCCTCTCTCTATAAATAAGTGATACATGAAATTCCAAAGAAAGCTGATATTTTAAGGTTTACTGAATTCACTGTTGGATAGGGAAAATATTCTGTCTCGCTTGCTCAGAATAATGAATGGCAATTTGGGTGGAAAACTATGTAATAGAAACTGCTATGATCTAGTGTGAAATAACAGTACTCAAACTAAAATCTTATGCAGTATATAATTTGGTGATATTTACAATATGCTAATTTTTCTTACAGGCTTGAAGCATGCAAGGATACTCTTAATAGTCAGGTCAATGTCCTAGCTTTCCTTCAAATGATGATACTACAAGAAGAAAACATGATGTGAAAAAGTCTTGTATAACCGGTATCTGTTGTTTTAGTGGTGATTTTAGTTCTGTTGGAGTGTAGTTAGAGTTTAGAATTTAATTATGTTTCGAAGTATGAAAGTTAGCAAATCCTAATTggaattaatatattttttttttttgtatcttTATGTCTTTCCTCTTAATAGTATTCTTGTGTTAGCAGTTTTTCCCCTTTCTGTCTCTTAATTtactgttttttatttattttatgttcTGGCACATATATGTACGTTATGTTCACTTCACTAtatgatttgtttttttatgtgTAAACAGAAAAAGGCCTTAATTGAGCCTGCAGATGAAAATGTTTGCAATGCATGCAGAGTGCATCATATGATATTAATTACTGTTCTCTAAGTTATGTATGCCATGAGCCATCATGTGTTATTTGTAGTTAGAAACCAGGCAAATGCTGAAAAAGAACTATCTGTTGAAAAGTCTCATATTGATTAGATATATGGCCTAATATGTCCTTATAAATGGGAGGGAAATTCTCATCTCTaggctagcttttggggtagagttaggtctaACCTGAATTCTAAGGCTATCAGTAGAAACTACATTGGTTTTGACAGGATTTTCATTTATGGATGCTGTAACTTTTCAACAGGAAAGTAATGCTCTAGACATACTCAATAGAAATCCTATATGGTGCTGTACGTAGCTTGTATCTTCTCTAAGGCTTTATTATTATTGCAGATGAAAAATAATGGATGGATGTAGAAAATCAGCTTGAAACTACTTAAATACATGGAAGATCATGTCTCTTGCCAGTAAATATATGATGCAAGGAAAGTGTGATACTGTTTCAGTTACTGGTTTGATGTTTACCAAGTCTACacttttttttatgataatcTTTCTGCAGATAGCAAAGCTCTAGAATCTGGGATCAAGTGGTAGAGATGTATACTAACACCATAGCTTGAGAGTTGGACAAGTTTGTGCACTCTTTTCAAGGGCACACATACTAGAGTTGATTTTGTCTTGAAAGATATTGGTAATGGTAACCCACTCGCTCTATGATAATGTTTCAGGAAATGAATTTGAGACTTAGGGCCCGTTTgatggtcaggataggatatgataggatatgatatgtgaacaggatatcaacaggataggataagaccaggatagactcttatcatatcctgtgtttgaggtgcacatgataatgacaggatatgataaggaaaaatgtatcagatttatatttgaataaaaaatacatttaaaattgatcattctattaaatttaatttctttacattttcatgaatgagtctatattttaaaataaataaaattaatttaaattttattaattagcctattttattgttttgaagataccctatattttaaataaaattatgcagttaaccgattggttttcacttagctgtgacacgtgataattaacgataaaagttaactaaattaagaatattattatttgaaaagtaatttatatttgaattataaattattatataagtagataagtagttttaaataattgaagatgaaaataaaaaattaatctattactattaaaaaatcaatatttgtaatcaatgtttttcacttagttgtgacacgtgataaacaataaaaattaactaaattaaaaatattattatttcaaaaatactttatatttaaattattatataagtagataaataatttttaaataataggagatgaaaatattaaattagtctattattattaataaatcaatatttgtaagtgagtagtctatttttactatttatgaataataattttatttattttttattttagttaaattaatatttttatatttattaattaatattattataaattataaattatataatattaaaataaattaatttggagttaagatactgaaagaaaatatataactggtatcctatcctgctctatcctagctcccctcaggataacttttacacatgattgacaggataggatagaagacaggatagtgttatcatatcctgctggtgcaacaaacaacagataacaacaggatatgattattatcctgtcctatcctatcctatcctatcctggtcaccaaacggACCCTTACTGGTTTTAATGGGCTGTTGGATCAAAATAATAGTTGGAAAAAAAAGAGCTTGGTTGGATTTGCAAATTTTGTTTACCCAACACAAAAATAAAGGATATGCAAAGTTTACAATTCATTGCAATTgctgattttattttatcaggttaaatatgtttttcgtccctgaactttgagcgagatttggtattcgtccctcgccggagtaaaagCCGAGATAGACCCCTAAACATAAGGGAAATAGTTGGTTTTAGTCCCTTCCGGGGTGGTGGCGCTGACCACCGCGGCCACATGTCACGACAAGCTACGATGATAATCTGGACCTATTATAATGTTTGACCTAACGTCTGCTCTTTTTGTCTTAGATAATGACATTTTAGATGTTAAATAttaaaacttttcaattgtATGTAAGGTGTTTGATGTGCAGTTGAAGGAGAAATCAGTGATGGTTGTTAGCATGTACCTCTATATTCAATTTTACTTTTAGACAATGCTAATTGGTCCCGAAATTCTatcgttttcttttcaatttcttttttccGTATGAGTTCCCTGATGTAGGAGGGTCCTTCTCATCCTCCACTCTTGCTTTTGCCTTTTCAAG
This is a stretch of genomic DNA from Lotus japonicus ecotype B-129 chromosome 1, LjGifu_v1.2. It encodes these proteins:
- the LOC130728210 gene encoding F-box/kelch-repeat protein At3g06240-like isoform X2; its protein translation is MTMQRRRRRRRSTAENPSLSSVLLPDELIEAILVRLPVSSLLRFKSVCKSWLSVISDPQFAKSQFDLAASPTHRLLLSVTDDLKFQSLDIDSSPPNDDESAVLNYPREQQPYSHDEFGRLLRLNDKGKLLPVYPWDWSWESRYRLLYSRMYTASILSLPS
- the LOC130728210 gene encoding uncharacterized protein LOC130728210 isoform X1, producing MTMQRRRRRRRSTAENPSLSSVLLPDELIEAILVRLPVSSLLRFKSVCKSWLSVISDPQFAKSQFDLAASPTHRLLLSVTDDLKFQSLDIDSSPPNDDESAVLNYPREQQPYSHGKSLSKIAQSPDLAQQLNNKPYDLREMAGCLALCYSAYGEMAEMWIMKEYKVQSSWTKIVFSTHDESPCFFPICFTKCGDVFGSDEFGRLLRLNDKGKLLPVYPWDWSWESRYRLLYSRMYTASILSLPS